One stretch of Bombina bombina isolate aBomBom1 chromosome 7, aBomBom1.pri, whole genome shotgun sequence DNA includes these proteins:
- the LOC128666194 gene encoding myoblast determination protein 1 homolog A-like: MDLLSHPLRDMEITDSSLCSFSAADDFYDDPCFNTSDMHFFEDLDPRLVHVSLMKPDEHHHLNEDGHVRAPSGHHQAGRCLLWACKACKRKTTNADRRKAATMRERRRLNKVNDAFETLKRCTSTNPNQRLPKVEILKNAIRYIESLQALLRDQDDNYYPVLEHYSGDSDASSPRSNCSDGMMDYPGPKCTSRRRNSYDSSYYSETPNDTKHGKNSVISSLDCLSSIVERISTETPNCPSLPAVESGSEGSPCSPLQGETLSDSNITIPSPITCTQLPQDSSRTIYQVL, encoded by the exons ATGGACTTGCTGTCACATCCACTGCGAGACATGGAGATTACAGACAGCTCTCTCTGCTCCTTCTCTGCAGCTGATGACTTTTATGATGACCCATGCTTTAATACTTCTGACATGCACTTTTTTGAAGATTTAGACCCCAGGCTGGTACATGTAAGTTTGATGAAGCCTGATGAACATCACCATCTTAATGAAGATGGGCATGTCAGAGCACCCAGTGGGCATCACCAGGCTGGCAGGTGCCTCTTATGGGCATGTAAAGCCTGCAAAAGGAAGACCACCAATGCTGACCGCAGGAAGGCTGCCACTATGCGAGAGAGGAGAAGGCTCAACAAAGTTAATGATGCATTTGAGACCCTGAAGAGATGCACTTCCACCAACCCAAACCAAAGGCTACCTAAAGTGGAGATCCTGAAGAATGCCATTCGCTACATTGAGAGTCTCCAAGCTCTGCTCAGAGATCAAGATGACAATTACTACCCTGTACTGGAACACTATAGTGGAGACTCAGATGCCTCCAGCCCCAGATCCAACTGCTCAGATGGCATG ATGGATTACCCAGGACCTAAATGCACTTCCAGGAGGAGAAACAGCTATGACAGCAGTTATTACAGTGAGACACCAAATG ATACAAAACATGGGAAAAACTCAGTCATCTCTAGCTTAGACTGTCTGTCAAGCATTGTAGAGAGGATTTCCACTGAAACCCCAAACTGCCCTTCTCTTCCTGCAGTGGAAAGTGGATCTGAAGGCAGTCCCTGTTCTCCCCTCCAGGGGGAGACATTGAGTGACAGTAACATTACTATCCCTTCCCCAATCACATGCACTCAACTCCCCCAGGACAGCAGCAGAACCATATACCAAGTATTATAA